Proteins encoded by one window of Arabidopsis thaliana chromosome 2, partial sequence:
- the PIL1 gene encoding phytochrome interacting factor 3-like 1 (phytochrome interacting factor 3-like 1 (PIL1); FUNCTIONS IN: sequence-specific DNA binding transcription factor activity; INVOLVED IN: shade avoidance, red or far-red light signaling pathway, regulation of transcription; LOCATED IN: nucleus; CONTAINS InterPro DOMAIN/s: Helix-loop-helix DNA-binding domain (InterPro:IPR001092), Helix-loop-helix DNA-binding (InterPro:IPR011598); BEST Arabidopsis thaliana protein match is: phytochrome interacting factor 3-like 2 (TAIR:AT3G62090.2); Has 35333 Blast hits to 34131 proteins in 2444 species: Archae - 798; Bacteria - 22429; Metazoa - 974; Fungi - 991; Plants - 531; Viruses - 0; Other Eukaryotes - 9610 (source: NCBI BLink).): MEAKPLASSSSEPNMISPSSNIKPKLKDEDYMELVCENGQILAKIRRPKNNGSFQKQRRQSLLDLYETEYSEGFKKNIKILGDTQVVPVSQSKPQQDKETNEQMNNNKKKLKSSKIEFERNVSKSNKCVESSTLIDVSAKGPKNVEVTTAPPDEQSAAVGRSTELYFASSSKFSRGTSRDLSCCSLKRKYGDIEEEESTYLSNNSDDESDDAKTQVHARTRKPVTKRKRSTEVHKLYERKRRDEFNKKMRALQDLLPNCYKDDKASLLDEAIKYMRTLQLQVQMMSMGNGLIRPPTMLPMGHYSPMGLGMHMGAAATPTSIPQFLPMNVQATGFPGMNNAPPQMLSFLNHPSGLIPNTPIFSPLENCSQPFVVPSCVSQTQATSFTQFPKSASASNLEDAMQYRGSNGFSYYRSPN; the protein is encoded by the exons ATGGAAGCAAAACCcttagcatcatcatcatctgaacCAAACATGATTTCTCCATCATCAAACATTAAACCAAA ATTAAAAGATGAAGATTATATGGAGCTGGTGTGTGAAAATGGGCAGATTCTTGCAAAGATTCGAAGACCAAAGAACAACGGTTCTTTTCAAAAGCAACGTAGGCAATCTCTCCTGGATTTGTATGAGACCGAGTACAGCGAGGGtttcaagaaaaacatcaagaTTCTTGGAGACACACAAGTTGTTCCGGTGAGTCAGTCTAAGCCACAACAAGATAAAGAAACCAATGAACAAATGAACAACAataagaagaagctaaagtcCTCCAAAATCGAATTTGAGAGAAATGTTTCGAAAAGCAACAAATGTGTTGAATCATCAACATTAATTGATGTTTCTGCTAAAGGTCCAAAGAATGTTGAAGTTACTACAGCTCCTCCTGATGAGCAATCTGCAGCTGTTGGTAGATCCACGGAATTgtattttgcttcttcatcgAAGTTTTCTCGAGGAACTTCGAGAGATCTaagttgttgttctttaaAGAGGAAGTATGGagatattgaagaagaagaatcaaccTATTTAAGTAAT AATTCAGATGATGAATCAGATGATGCGAAGACACAAGTTCATGCGAGAACAAGAAAGCCGGTGACTAAAAGAAAACGAAGCACAGAAGTCCATAAGTTATATGAAAGA AAACGAAGAGATGaattcaacaagaaaatgCGTGCTTTGCAGGACCTACTACCAAATTGTTACAAG GATGATAAGGCTTCATTGTTGGATGAGGCTATCAAATATATGCGGACCCTTCAACTTCAAGTTCAG ATGATGAGTATGGGAAATGGATTAATAAGACCACCTACGATGTTGCCAATGGGTCATTACTCTCCCATGGGTCTAGGAATGCATATGGGTGCAGCAGCAACACCAACATCAATACCGCAATTCCTGCCTATGAATGTTCAAGCAACCGGTTTTCCGGGGATGAACAATGCACCACCACAAATGCTAAGCTTTCTTAATCACCCAAGTGGACTAATTCCAAACACTCCTATCTTTTCTCCATTGGAAAATTGCTCTCAGCCATTCGTGGTGCCTTCGTGTGTTTCTCAGACTCAGGCTACTTCTTTTACTCAATTCCCAAAGTCTGCGTCCGCCTCAAACTTAGAAGATGCAATGCAATATAGAGGAAGCAACGGTTTTAGTTATTATCGCTCGCCAAACTAA
- the PIL1 gene encoding phytochrome interacting factor 3-like 1: MVLLKDEDYMELVCENGQILAKIRRPKNNGSFQKQRRQSLLDLYETEYSEGFKKNIKILGDTQVVPVSQSKPQQDKETNEQMNNNKKKLKSSKIEFERNVSKSNKCVESSTLIDVSAKGPKNVEVTTAPPDEQSAAVGRSTELYFASSSKFSRGTSRDLSCCSLKRKYGDIEEEESTYLSNNSDDESDDAKTQVHARTRKPVTKRKRSTEVHKLYERKRRDEFNKKMRALQDLLPNCYKDDKASLLDEAIKYMRTLQLQVQMMSMGNGLIRPPTMLPMGHYSPMGLGMHMGAAATPTSIPQFLPMNVQATGFPGMNNAPPQMLSFLNHPSGLIPNTPIFSPLENCSQPFVVPSCVSQTQATSFTQFPKSASASNLEDAMQYRGSNGFSYYRSPN; the protein is encoded by the exons ATGGTTCT ATTAAAAGATGAAGATTATATGGAGCTGGTGTGTGAAAATGGGCAGATTCTTGCAAAGATTCGAAGACCAAAGAACAACGGTTCTTTTCAAAAGCAACGTAGGCAATCTCTCCTGGATTTGTATGAGACCGAGTACAGCGAGGGtttcaagaaaaacatcaagaTTCTTGGAGACACACAAGTTGTTCCGGTGAGTCAGTCTAAGCCACAACAAGATAAAGAAACCAATGAACAAATGAACAACAataagaagaagctaaagtcCTCCAAAATCGAATTTGAGAGAAATGTTTCGAAAAGCAACAAATGTGTTGAATCATCAACATTAATTGATGTTTCTGCTAAAGGTCCAAAGAATGTTGAAGTTACTACAGCTCCTCCTGATGAGCAATCTGCAGCTGTTGGTAGATCCACGGAATTgtattttgcttcttcatcgAAGTTTTCTCGAGGAACTTCGAGAGATCTaagttgttgttctttaaAGAGGAAGTATGGagatattgaagaagaagaatcaaccTATTTAAGTAAT AATTCAGATGATGAATCAGATGATGCGAAGACACAAGTTCATGCGAGAACAAGAAAGCCGGTGACTAAAAGAAAACGAAGCACAGAAGTCCATAAGTTATATGAAAGA AAACGAAGAGATGaattcaacaagaaaatgCGTGCTTTGCAGGACCTACTACCAAATTGTTACAAG GATGATAAGGCTTCATTGTTGGATGAGGCTATCAAATATATGCGGACCCTTCAACTTCAAGTTCAG ATGATGAGTATGGGAAATGGATTAATAAGACCACCTACGATGTTGCCAATGGGTCATTACTCTCCCATGGGTCTAGGAATGCATATGGGTGCAGCAGCAACACCAACATCAATACCGCAATTCCTGCCTATGAATGTTCAAGCAACCGGTTTTCCGGGGATGAACAATGCACCACCACAAATGCTAAGCTTTCTTAATCACCCAAGTGGACTAATTCCAAACACTCCTATCTTTTCTCCATTGGAAAATTGCTCTCAGCCATTCGTGGTGCCTTCGTGTGTTTCTCAGACTCAGGCTACTTCTTTTACTCAATTCCCAAAGTCTGCGTCCGCCTCAAACTTAGAAGATGCAATGCAATATAGAGGAAGCAACGGTTTTAGTTATTATCGCTCGCCAAACTAA
- the PIL1 gene encoding phytochrome interacting factor 3-like 1 — MELVCENGQILAKIRRPKNNGSFQKQRRQSLLDLYETEYSEGFKKNIKILGDTQVVPVSQSKPQQDKETNEQMNNNKKKLKSSKIEFERNVSKSNKCVESSTLIDVSAKGPKNVEVTTAPPDEQSAAVGRSTELYFASSSKFSRGTSRDLSCCSLKRKYGDIEEEESTYLSNNSDDESDDAKTQVHARTRKPVTKRKRSTEVHKLYERKRRDEFNKKMRALQDLLPNCYKDDKASLLDEAIKYMRTLQLQVQMMSMGNGLIRPPTMLPMGHYSPMGLGMHMGAAATPTSIPQFLPMNVQATGFPGMNNAPPQMLSFLNHPSGLIPNTPIFSPLENCSQPFVVPSCVSQTQATSFTQFPKSASASNLEDAMQYRGSNGFSYYRSPN, encoded by the exons ATGGAGCTGGTGTGTGAAAATGGGCAGATTCTTGCAAAGATTCGAAGACCAAAGAACAACGGTTCTTTTCAAAAGCAACGTAGGCAATCTCTCCTGGATTTGTATGAGACCGAGTACAGCGAGGGtttcaagaaaaacatcaagaTTCTTGGAGACACACAAGTTGTTCCGGTGAGTCAGTCTAAGCCACAACAAGATAAAGAAACCAATGAACAAATGAACAACAataagaagaagctaaagtcCTCCAAAATCGAATTTGAGAGAAATGTTTCGAAAAGCAACAAATGTGTTGAATCATCAACATTAATTGATGTTTCTGCTAAAGGTCCAAAGAATGTTGAAGTTACTACAGCTCCTCCTGATGAGCAATCTGCAGCTGTTGGTAGATCCACGGAATTgtattttgcttcttcatcgAAGTTTTCTCGAGGAACTTCGAGAGATCTaagttgttgttctttaaAGAGGAAGTATGGagatattgaagaagaagaatcaaccTATTTAAGTAAT AATTCAGATGATGAATCAGATGATGCGAAGACACAAGTTCATGCGAGAACAAGAAAGCCGGTGACTAAAAGAAAACGAAGCACAGAAGTCCATAAGTTATATGAAAGA AAACGAAGAGATGaattcaacaagaaaatgCGTGCTTTGCAGGACCTACTACCAAATTGTTACAAG GATGATAAGGCTTCATTGTTGGATGAGGCTATCAAATATATGCGGACCCTTCAACTTCAAGTTCAG ATGATGAGTATGGGAAATGGATTAATAAGACCACCTACGATGTTGCCAATGGGTCATTACTCTCCCATGGGTCTAGGAATGCATATGGGTGCAGCAGCAACACCAACATCAATACCGCAATTCCTGCCTATGAATGTTCAAGCAACCGGTTTTCCGGGGATGAACAATGCACCACCACAAATGCTAAGCTTTCTTAATCACCCAAGTGGACTAATTCCAAACACTCCTATCTTTTCTCCATTGGAAAATTGCTCTCAGCCATTCGTGGTGCCTTCGTGTGTTTCTCAGACTCAGGCTACTTCTTTTACTCAATTCCCAAAGTCTGCGTCCGCCTCAAACTTAGAAGATGCAATGCAATATAGAGGAAGCAACGGTTTTAGTTATTATCGCTCGCCAAACTAA